The following proteins come from a genomic window of Trinickia caryophylli:
- the dapA gene encoding 4-hydroxy-tetrahydrodipicolinate synthase encodes MSNFSGIWIPLVTPFSGGAVDHAALAALVARYRGAGVAGFAAFGTTGELAALSHDEQASVLTTILDAAEGTPVIAGVAGNQPAAVAERIRHFGEMPLAGLLVSAPYYIRPSQAGLIDFFSTLADVSAHPFVLYDIPYRTGVRIELETLLTLAAHPRIAAIKDCAGSVDTTRALIADGRLQVLAGNDDAIFQTLCMGGSGAIAATAHLKTERFVAMYEALSQGRLVEGRAIFHELAPLVNALISEPNPAPVKAALAIQGLIANELRKPMTVASEALGARLAQLQAQH; translated from the coding sequence ATGTCGAATTTTTCCGGTATCTGGATTCCGCTCGTGACGCCGTTTTCGGGCGGTGCGGTCGACCACGCGGCGCTGGCCGCACTCGTCGCACGCTATCGCGGCGCGGGCGTCGCAGGGTTCGCCGCATTCGGTACGACGGGCGAACTGGCGGCGCTCTCGCACGACGAACAAGCGAGCGTATTGACCACGATACTCGATGCAGCCGAAGGCACACCGGTGATCGCGGGCGTGGCTGGCAATCAGCCGGCCGCGGTCGCGGAGCGGATACGGCATTTCGGCGAAATGCCGCTGGCGGGTTTGCTCGTCAGCGCGCCATATTACATTCGCCCGTCGCAAGCCGGGCTCATCGACTTCTTCTCGACGCTTGCGGACGTGAGCGCGCATCCGTTCGTGCTCTACGACATTCCGTACCGTACCGGCGTGCGTATCGAACTTGAAACGCTCTTGACGCTGGCCGCGCATCCACGCATTGCGGCGATCAAGGATTGCGCCGGCTCGGTCGATACGACGAGGGCGCTAATCGCGGATGGCCGGCTCCAGGTGCTCGCGGGCAACGACGACGCGATCTTCCAGACGCTTTGCATGGGCGGAAGCGGCGCCATTGCGGCGACGGCACACCTGAAGACGGAACGCTTCGTCGCCATGTACGAGGCCTTGTCGCAAGGGCGGCTCGTCGAAGGGCGTGCGATCTTTCATGAACTCGCGCCGCTCGTCAACGCGCTGATATCCGAGCCGAATCCGGCCCCCGTCAAGGCGGCGCTCGCGATTCAGGGGCTTATCGCGAACGAGCTGCGCAAGCCGATGACCGTGGCGAGCGAGGCGCTCGGCGCACGGCTGGCGCAATTGCAGGCGCAGCACTAG
- a CDS encoding helix-turn-helix domain-containing protein, whose amino-acid sequence MTYGASAKYPPKPARQAPLMTVPKVRLYVERPEEKNWFVHVGHVTERGRWRTEPHAHPAYGQVIFVRNGRGVMNLEGRRVPFEGPCALLVPTECVHGLDYELDVDRWVVTIELAYLTQVNAKLREFIALWALPRVIPLVDSADAGVAFCGLIQGLKREVESDAVGRVVGTEALLTTLLLMLVREAHVDEAGGENATRNDVRQVERFRKLIDEHFRENLTLQDYASMMAISLVQLRAACASAADQSPTKMIHARIITEAKRSLIFGDMSVEQIAFGLGFADAAYFTRFFRREVGQAPSQFRAAARQQTHHDVLSK is encoded by the coding sequence ATGACATACGGTGCCTCGGCGAAGTACCCGCCCAAGCCGGCCCGGCAAGCGCCATTGATGACCGTTCCGAAGGTCCGTCTATACGTCGAGCGCCCGGAGGAAAAAAACTGGTTCGTGCACGTGGGACACGTTACCGAACGCGGGCGGTGGCGAACGGAGCCCCATGCGCACCCGGCTTACGGCCAGGTGATTTTCGTTCGCAACGGCCGTGGCGTCATGAATCTGGAGGGGCGGCGCGTACCGTTCGAGGGGCCGTGCGCGTTGCTGGTGCCGACCGAATGCGTACACGGGCTCGACTATGAGCTCGACGTCGACCGATGGGTCGTGACGATCGAACTCGCTTATCTGACACAGGTCAATGCGAAGTTGCGCGAATTCATCGCGCTCTGGGCGTTACCCCGCGTGATCCCGCTTGTCGATTCCGCCGATGCGGGCGTGGCGTTTTGCGGTTTGATACAGGGCCTCAAGCGAGAGGTGGAGTCCGACGCGGTGGGCCGGGTGGTCGGTACCGAAGCACTGCTCACGACGCTTTTGCTCATGCTCGTGCGCGAAGCGCACGTGGACGAAGCCGGTGGTGAAAATGCCACGCGCAACGACGTTCGGCAGGTCGAGCGGTTTCGCAAGCTGATCGACGAGCACTTCCGCGAGAATCTGACGCTGCAGGATTACGCATCGATGATGGCCATATCGCTCGTGCAATTGCGCGCGGCCTGTGCTTCGGCTGCGGATCAAAGCCCGACGAAGATGATTCACGCCCGTATCATTACCGAAGCCAAGCGCAGCCTTATTTTCGGCGATATGTCCGTGGAGCAGATCGCATTCGGGCTGGGCTTTGCGGATGCGGCGTACTTCACGCGGTTTTTCCGGCGCGAAGTCGGACAGGCGCCAAGCCAGTTCCGTGCCGCCGCGCGACAGCAGACACACCACGACGTCTTATCGAAGTAG
- a CDS encoding lactonase family protein: protein MQSLDNRAAALSKDSAEFVYIGTQDRRIHVLRFDTSTGELAEIGPAAEGPRSTWVTAHPRLPMLYAVDDDNSKQGSVTAYAVNRETGALARIDEVETGGSGTTNLYLDVPSATLLAANYGGGSVASIALNDEGGLGPRISTIKETGSGPNRRQASAHAHSAVVDPSGRYVLVPDLGADRVFVYGFDRATHRLLPDDHKPARSFVAPPGSGPRHIAFGSSGQFAYLLTELSAQVMTFRWDASEGRLTLVQTLPITRAQFDGVKSGAGIAVSRDGRFLYVEDRGEDALVVFRIDEASGELSPVQRIASGGEKPWGFALDPSGRWMLVANQRSGRVNVFGIDPVSGRLSDTGHWADVVTPVSVAFMK, encoded by the coding sequence ATGCAAAGCCTCGATAATCGAGCGGCCGCCTTATCGAAAGATTCGGCCGAATTCGTTTATATCGGCACACAGGACCGCCGAATTCACGTGTTGCGATTCGATACCTCGACGGGCGAGCTGGCGGAAATCGGCCCGGCGGCAGAGGGTCCGAGATCGACATGGGTGACGGCTCACCCGAGGCTGCCCATGCTCTATGCGGTGGACGACGACAATTCGAAACAAGGGAGCGTGACGGCTTATGCCGTGAATCGCGAGACGGGTGCGCTTGCCAGAATCGACGAGGTCGAAACCGGTGGAAGCGGAACGACGAACCTTTATCTGGACGTTCCCTCGGCGACGTTGCTGGCTGCGAACTACGGTGGCGGTTCTGTCGCCAGCATTGCACTCAACGACGAAGGAGGTCTCGGGCCACGTATCTCGACGATCAAGGAAACAGGCTCGGGCCCCAACCGCCGGCAGGCGAGCGCGCATGCCCACAGCGCCGTCGTGGATCCGTCCGGGCGCTATGTGCTCGTTCCCGATCTTGGCGCCGATCGCGTTTTCGTTTATGGCTTCGATCGCGCGACGCACCGCTTACTGCCCGATGACCATAAGCCTGCGCGATCGTTCGTTGCGCCGCCGGGCAGCGGTCCGCGGCATATCGCGTTCGGATCGAGCGGGCAATTCGCTTATCTGCTGACCGAACTCAGCGCCCAAGTCATGACGTTTCGCTGGGACGCCTCGGAAGGACGTTTGACGCTGGTGCAGACACTGCCGATCACGCGTGCGCAATTCGACGGCGTGAAGAGCGGAGCCGGAATAGCCGTGAGCCGGGACGGGCGCTTTCTCTATGTCGAAGACCGTGGTGAGGATGCGTTGGTGGTCTTCCGTATTGACGAAGCTTCGGGCGAGCTTTCGCCCGTCCAACGCATAGCGTCGGGCGGCGAGAAGCCCTGGGGGTTCGCGCTCGACCCTTCGGGACGGTGGATGCTCGTGGCCAATCAACGTAGCGGGAGGGTGAACGTATTCGGCATCGACCCGGTATCCGGCCGGCTGTCGGACACGGGGCACTGGGCCGATGTCGTCACGCCCGTCAGCGTGGCCTTCATGAAGTGA